Below is a window of uncultured Cohaesibacter sp. DNA.
GCATCCTTCACCGAGCATTATAATGACTGGGGTGTCTGGATCGTTCTGATCGCCGGTCTGACCCCCTTCCCCTATAAAGTCATTACCATCGCATCAGGGGCAACCGGGCTTTCTCTGCCAGTCTTCATGGCTGCCTCCATTCTGGCCCGAGGCCTGCGCTTTTTCATTTTGGCGGCTTTGCTCTACTGGCTTGGCCCTTCCATTCGCGATTTCATTGAAAGGCGTCTTGGTCTGGTCTTCACGGTGGCGATGATCTTGCTGGTGGGGGGCTTTGCCTCAGTCAAATATCTGCTTTAGGAAAGATGGCCAAAAGCAGCCGCTTTTCCGCAAGCACCATCACATGCCTCGCCATTGAGACGAATTGCAGCATGTGGAGCCATTGACAAATTTTGGACATGGTTCGTCTATACCGAGCAACTAAAGAATAAGAAATCCGGAAAGAAACCTCATATGAAACTGTCAGCTCCAATTGGAAAAACCCAGGCAATGGCTGCCACGCTGCTCCTGCTGGGTGCGCTTTTCATCTCAGCCTGTTCGCTGGGTTTCGAGCATATCGGCGGCTATCAGCCCTGCCAGCTCTGTTATATCCAGCGCCATGTTCACTATGCGCTAATCCCTCTCACTCTGGTGACATTGCTGACCGTCTGGCGCAATTTGCCGCCATTGGTGATACGGCTTGCCTTTATCATACTGGCTGGCGTACTCGTCTATGGCGCAGCGGTTGGCGTCTATCAGGCCGGTGCCGAATGGGAATTCTGGCTTGGTCCCAATGACTGCGCCAACACGGTGCCGATCACCACGGACGCCTCCAACCTGCTTGCCCAGCTCAGAACCACCAAGCTGATCAGCTGCGATGTCGCCCAGTTGCGCATTCTCGGCCTGTCCTTTGGCGGCTGGAATGCTGTCCTGTCCAGCATCGAAGCCATCATTGCCCTTTGTGGCGCCTTCCTTTCCAAGGATGCCCTTGCGCCTCTGTTTGCGCGTCTGCCATTCCTTGGCAACTGGATGGGAGCCATCAACAAGAATTGAGCCTGATGGCGCAATGACAGTTTGAAGCTCAAGGGGGGCGCGGGTCAGACAACACCCTCGCGCCCTTCTTTCATCTGCCGGTAGTGGGCCCAGAACAGATGCGCAGCCGCCCCGCGCTCCGGCGACCAGACTTGCGCCGCCATCCCGGCAAGCTGCTTTTCCGAGGGGCGCGCCTCAAGTCCCAAGGCATGGGCCACGGCCACCTGCAGCGCCAGATCTCCGGCGGGAAATATATCGGCAACGCCCAGACAGAAGAGCAGATAGACATCTGCCGTCCAAGGCCCAACCCCATGCAGGGAGACAAGCGCGGCCCGCACAAAGCCGGGCTCTAGAGCGGCCAACCCATCGAGATCGAAACCTCCCCGGATCGCATCGATAATATGCAACACGGTCCGGATTTTCGGGCGCGACAGGCCGCAAAGGCGCAAATCCTCCTCACCGGCCGCTTGCAACAAACGGGTGTCACAGGCGGGAAAACGCTTGGTGAATTTCTGCCAGATCGCTCTTGCCGAAGCCACAGAGACCTGCTGCGCTAATATGATCTGCAACAGGCCCTCAAGCCCTGCGGGCTGACGCCGCAAGCTGATCGGGGCGCATTGCTCAACAAGAGGCGCAAGACGGGGATCGCGCTCAACCAGCCGCCTGAGCGAGGCATCAAGATCTTGCTGACAATGCAGAATGGTCACCGCCCCCTCCTTCTCTCCACCATCGGGCAGGAAGAAAAACTCCTGCCCTCAAGATGCTGGACGAACCCCACATCTAAAGGCTATCAAGAAGAGGCGCAACATCATCAAGGCTCTTAAGTCCAGTTTCATGCAACCGATCTTCCGCTTTGCTCCCAGCCCCAACGGCGCCCTGCATCTGGGCCATGCCATCTCGGTGCTGATCAATTTCGAAGCCGCAAGGCGCAGCGGCGGGCGCTTCCTTCTGCGCATCGAGGATATCGACAGGGTTCGCTGCACCGATGACAAGATCGCGCAAATGCTGGACGATCTCGAATGGCTCGGAATCCGCTGGGAAGACCCCGTGATGCGGCAATCCGGGCGCTTTGCCTTCTATGGCCAAAGCCTCGAGGCGCTGAAGCATCAGGGCCTGCTCTATCCCTCCGTGGCGAGCCGCAAGGAAATCCAGCAGGCGGTCAGGAGATGGGAAGAAGAAGAAGGCAGGATCTGGCCACGCGATCCGGACGGCGCGGCGCTATATCCACGCCAGCTGCTGGCACAAAAGGAAATAGATGATGCAGACGCAGCCTGGCGGCTGGCCATGGACAAGGCCCTGACATCTTTTCCAAAGCCCCTAAGCTGGCAGGAAAATGGTCCACTGGCTCCAGACCAGCCCCATACAGCCACCATTCCGGCAGCACCAGAACTCTGGGGCGACGTGATTCTGGCGCGCAGGGATTGCCCCACCAGCTACCATCTTGCCGTTGTGCTCGATGATGCGGCTCAAGGCATCACGCATATTGTCAGGGGGCAGGATCTCTATGCGGCAACCGCCCTGCATCGCCTGTTGCAGACCATGCTCGGGCTGCCCGAACCCATCTATCATCATCATCGGCTATTGACCGACATAGAAGGGCACAAGCTCTCCAAGTCCCGCCAGAGCCTGAGCCTTCAGGCCTTGCGGAAGGATGGCGTCACCCCGGCGGACATCCGAAGACTGATCCGCTGGAGCGACGCTGATCTTGCGGCATTCGAGCCCGCTTAATCTCCCATGATGCCGTGGGCAATGGAGATCCAGAAGGGCAAGGTCACCAGACTGACAAGGACCGACAGCGAAATGGTGTTTGCCGACAGTCTGTGGCCGACGCCGAAATGGTTGGCCAGCAGATAGGCATTCACGCCCGTCGGGCTGGAAGCACCCAGCAGGATCACCGCGATCCAGGGCGCAGGCAACGGCAGAATGGTTGCCGTGACCAGATAGAACATGGCCGGAAACGCAACCGTCTTGATGAGAGCCAGCGCCAATCCGTTCAGAAGATCACCCTGCAGCCCATATTGCCGCATGCTCATGCCCATGGCCATCAATGCGAGCGGCACCGTTACCGGCACAATCCGGTCAATGACAGCGGATGCCAGATCCGGGATCGGCAGACCGATAAAGCCCCAGATACCGCCTGCGATAATGCCCAGAATGATCGCATTTTGCAGCAGACCTTTGCCAACCTTCAGCAAAACGGCGCCGAAATGCAGTTTCTGCCCCGGCTCACGCCCATAAATCTCGACCATGATGGAACTCAAAAGCGTCATGATCGGCAGATGGATCGTCAACAGCATGATGAGCGGTACCAGTGCATCCTCCCCGAACACTGACGAGATGAGCGGAATAGCCAGTAGCACCAGATTTGAAAAGCCACTGGAAATACCAGCCACGGCCAACACGCTTCCTTCCCTCCCAAAAAGAAAGCGTGTGACCAGCATGCCAAGGCCAAACATGGCGAAGAGACAAAGGAAGAAGGCACACCATAGAGACCATGGGGCCTGTTCACTCAGATTGGCAGTTGCCAGCGAACGGAACATGGTCAGCGGCAGAGGCACGGTGAAGACGAATTTTGACAAGGCAGCGCCGGCTTCTTTCGGAATGAGTCCGGAAAAGATCAAACCATAGCCGATCGCTATCAAGGCAAAGATGGGGAACACAATATTAAAAATATCGAGCATATAAGAGCTCCGAGAGGAAGGGATCGATCGAGGATGCTGCCTCAGGGACACTGGCAAAAGAACCCACTACAAATGACCATTGATCGAAAAGACGAACAGATCGGGGAAAATAGTGTTGGAACCTGCCTGGAATACAGGGCATCATGAAAGATGCGACCGCACTCAAACGAGACAACAGTCTGTGCCTATAGCATAAAAAAATGACAAGAAACAGCCAGCATAACGACACAAAAAAACAAAAATCGGACAGTTTCCGTCATGATCTGCGCACACATCTGAGCGCCATAGTGTCTCTGACCGATCTTATCCGCAAATCAAGCGACCCGGAAAAGACCGCTTCGCTGATTGAAGCGCTGCATTTTGCGGCTGGCAACGCCATGGCCATCGTCGAGGGTGGCGCTGAAATTTTCAAACAACCCCAACAGGACACGATCCTGCTCAGTTGCTGGCTGAGAGAGTTTGAAAGCATGGCCGCCATTTTGGCCAATGCCAATGAAGCCCAGTTCAAGCTTCACATCAGTTCCGGGCTGGAAGCGGCAGCACCCATGGCGCCTGCTCCGGGCTATCTGCATCGCGTGCTGATGCTGTTGCTCGACAATGCCCTCAAATATGCTCACGGCGCGACCATAACCCTTACCGCGTCGCTGAAATCCGAAACCGTCATGATGCTCACCCTTTGCGATGACGGGCCGGGTTTTGGCGATGAAGACCCCGAATTTCTGTTCGAGCCCTATCATCGGGGTCAGGGCCAGCGCACCACCGATGGCAAGGGGCTAGGCCTCTGGAGCGCCCGCCACATCCTCTCGGTGCTGGGAGGCACCATTGAAGCAAGCAGGAACCCACCGCACGGAGCCTGCTTCCACATCTGCCTGCCCATAGAGGAGGCAGAAACCGGGCAGGCAACGTCAGCTGGGCAAGCCGCAGAGAGCGAGCAGTCTTCACACAAGCCGCAGGCGGATCATCAGCCCGAGATTCTCATCGTCGATGACAACAGGACCAATCTGCTCATTCTGACCGAAATCCTCAAAGCGCTGGGTTATCAACCCGTCGCAGCCCAGTCGGGCGAGGAAGCCTTGAGGCTGGTGGAAGATATATCACCAGTGTTGGCCATCCTTGATATTCGCATGGAAGACATGGACGGCTGGGAACTGATCGGGCGCCTGCAACAAAATGCCCAATTCACCGATCTGCCGGTCATGGCGATGTCGGCAGACGACGCCCCGCGCATTATCGCCCCTTTCAGAGCCTGGCTGCGCCGCCCGATCAATCCGGAGACGCTCTATCATCTGATCCAGTCCTGTCTTGAGGAAAGACAAGGCGCTGCCGGATAAGCGCCTTCTCAGCAGCTACAGCGTCAAAAGCTCCGCCCGTTTGGTCGTTCCCCGGCAAATGAAAAGGGCCTCAATGGCCCTTCCCCTGTTCAACATCAGATTTCAAGGCTCCCGGAGCTGGACTGCGCCACGCATATTTGAGCCCGCCCCGGAAAAAGCCCCTTGCCGCCGGTCAGGCGACCATCTCGGCGATATTCTTCATGATCTCGTTGATCTGGAAATTCTTGGGCGTATAGACCGCAGCCACTCCATAGCCCTTGAGCAATTTCTCGTCCGCCGGTGGAATGATGCCACCGACGACCACAGGCACATCCTCCAGTTCGGCCTCCTTCATCAGCTTCATCACATCGCCAACCAAAGCGAGATGCGAACCGGACAGGATCGACAGACCAACCACATGCACCCCTTCCTCGAGCGCGGTATTGACGATCTGCTCTGGCGTCAGGCGAATGCCCTGATAGACGACCTCCATGCCAGCATCCCGTGCCCGAACGGCAATCTGCTCGGCCCCATTGGAATGACCATCCAGCCCCGGCTTGCCAACCAGGATCTTCAGCCGCCGCCCCAGTTTCTGGGAGGCCTTGTTGACCGCTTCGCGAACGGGGGCGAGATCCTCCCCATCCATGCGGGCAGATTTGCCAACCCCGGTCGGAGCGCGATATTCCCCGAAGACATCACGCAAAACGGCAGCCCACTCGCCCGTGGTCACCCCGGCCTTGGCGCAGGAAATGGAGGGCTCCATGATATTGGCTCCGGCCACGGCGGCTTCCCGCAAAGCGGTCAGTGCATCTTCCACCGCCAGATCGTCACGGCTCTCGCGCCACGCCCGGATCTTGGCAATCGCCTGCTCCTCAACCGCAGGATCAACGGTCAGAATGCCGCTATCCTCGCCGGAAGAAAGCGGCGAAGGTTCGGTTTCCTGATATTTGTTGACGCCGACGAGAATCTGCTCGCCGCTCTCGATCCCCTCCAGACGCTGGGCGTTGGATTCCACCAGCTTCTGCTTCATATAGCTCGATTCAATGGCTGAAATGGCCCCGCCCATCTCCTCGATACGGACCATCTCCTCGCGCGCTTCGGCCTTCAGCGCCCGGACCTCGGCTTCGATGGCGGCAGAGCCGTCAAACAGATCGCCATATTCCAGCAGATCGGTCTCATAGGCCATGATCTGCTGCATGCGCAAAGACCATTGCTGGTCCCATGGCCGCGGTAGCCCCAGCGCCTCATTCCATGCCGGCAACTGCACGGCGCGGGCGCGGGCATTCTTGGAAAGCACCACGGCCAGCATCTCGATCAGGATGCGATAGACATTATTCTCCGGCTGCTGCTCGGTGAGCCCGAGCGAATTGACCTGAACGCCATAGCGGAAGCGGCGATATTTCTCCTCTTCCACCCCGTAGCGCTCATGGCAGATCTCGTCCCACAATTCCGCAAAGGCGCGCATCTTGCAGATTTCGGTCACAAAGCGCATGCCCGCATTGACGAAAAAGGAAATGCGACCAACCGCCTGCGGGAAGTCCTCATCGCTGAGCACCCCGCTTGCCTTAACCGCATCCAGCACGGCAATCGCCGTCGACAGCGCATAGGCCAGTTCCTGCACCGGCGTCGCCCCCGCCTCCTGCAGATGGTAGGAGCAGACATTCATCGGGTTGAATTTCGGCATGTGGCTATAGGTGAAACCGATAATATCGGTGGTCAGCTTCAGCGACGGCTTGGGCGGAAAAACATAGGTGCCGCGCGACAGATATTCCTTGATCAGGTCATTCTGTGTGGTTCCGGCCAGCTTAGTTCGGTCCGCTCCCTGCTCATCCGCCACCGCGATATAGAGCGCCAGCAGCCATGCCGCCGTCGCATTGATCGTCATCGAGGTGTTCATCTGCTCAAGCGGTATCTGGTCGAACAGTTCGCGCATGTCGCCAATATTGGAAATGGGAACCCCGACCTTGCCCACCTCACCGCGCGCCAGCGGGTGATCCGGATCATAGCCGGTCTGGGTCGGCAGATCGAAAGCCACCGACAGACCGGTCTGGCCCTTGGACAGATTCTTGCGATAGAGCTCGTTGGAATCGCGCGCCGTCGAATGCCCGGCATAGGTGCGGAAGATCCAAGGGCGATCCTTTTGCTTGCCCGACTTCGGCTTTTTAACACCAGCAGCGTCCATACTTTTGTTGATAGCAGCATCACCACTCATGACGGTCTCCTCCCGCAAAGGCCGCTTGGCACCCCTCCCCTGAAAGATGCATTCCTGTCCGGCTGTCTAAGGATTTTTCCTCACAGCCCAATATAGACAAGGTGTTACGGCACTTCCCCCGA
It encodes the following:
- a CDS encoding YqaA family protein, producing the protein MLRKMYDWTMGLASSRRATWALAGVSFIESSVFPIPPDTLLIPMVIAKKEKAWLYGTICTMASVIGGLLGYAIGALLFTQIAEPILAFYGYADKFASFTEHYNDWGVWIVLIAGLTPFPYKVITIASGATGLSLPVFMAASILARGLRFFILAALLYWLGPSIRDFIERRLGLVFTVAMILLVGGFASVKYLL
- a CDS encoding disulfide bond formation protein B — translated: MAATLLLLGALFISACSLGFEHIGGYQPCQLCYIQRHVHYALIPLTLVTLLTVWRNLPPLVIRLAFIILAGVLVYGAAVGVYQAGAEWEFWLGPNDCANTVPITTDASNLLAQLRTTKLISCDVAQLRILGLSFGGWNAVLSSIEAIIALCGAFLSKDALAPLFARLPFLGNWMGAINKN
- a CDS encoding DNA-3-methyladenine glycosylase 2 family protein, which codes for MTILHCQQDLDASLRRLVERDPRLAPLVEQCAPISLRRQPAGLEGLLQIILAQQVSVASARAIWQKFTKRFPACDTRLLQAAGEEDLRLCGLSRPKIRTVLHIIDAIRGGFDLDGLAALEPGFVRAALVSLHGVGPWTADVYLLFCLGVADIFPAGDLALQVAVAHALGLEARPSEKQLAGMAAQVWSPERGAAAHLFWAHYRQMKEGREGVV
- the gluQRS gene encoding tRNA glutamyl-Q(34) synthetase GluQRS, encoding MQPIFRFAPSPNGALHLGHAISVLINFEAARRSGGRFLLRIEDIDRVRCTDDKIAQMLDDLEWLGIRWEDPVMRQSGRFAFYGQSLEALKHQGLLYPSVASRKEIQQAVRRWEEEEGRIWPRDPDGAALYPRQLLAQKEIDDADAAWRLAMDKALTSFPKPLSWQENGPLAPDQPHTATIPAAPELWGDVILARRDCPTSYHLAVVLDDAAQGITHIVRGQDLYAATALHRLLQTMLGLPEPIYHHHRLLTDIEGHKLSKSRQSLSLQALRKDGVTPADIRRLIRWSDADLAAFEPA
- a CDS encoding AEC family transporter, whose translation is MLDIFNIVFPIFALIAIGYGLIFSGLIPKEAGAALSKFVFTVPLPLTMFRSLATANLSEQAPWSLWCAFFLCLFAMFGLGMLVTRFLFGREGSVLAVAGISSGFSNLVLLAIPLISSVFGEDALVPLIMLLTIHLPIMTLLSSIMVEIYGREPGQKLHFGAVLLKVGKGLLQNAIILGIIAGGIWGFIGLPIPDLASAVIDRIVPVTVPLALMAMGMSMRQYGLQGDLLNGLALALIKTVAFPAMFYLVTATILPLPAPWIAVILLGASSPTGVNAYLLANHFGVGHRLSANTISLSVLVSLVTLPFWISIAHGIMGD
- a CDS encoding hybrid sensor histidine kinase/response regulator, producing MTRNSQHNDTKKQKSDSFRHDLRTHLSAIVSLTDLIRKSSDPEKTASLIEALHFAAGNAMAIVEGGAEIFKQPQQDTILLSCWLREFESMAAILANANEAQFKLHISSGLEAAAPMAPAPGYLHRVLMLLLDNALKYAHGATITLTASLKSETVMMLTLCDDGPGFGDEDPEFLFEPYHRGQGQRTTDGKGLGLWSARHILSVLGGTIEASRNPPHGACFHICLPIEEAETGQATSAGQAAESEQSSHKPQADHQPEILIVDDNRTNLLILTEILKALGYQPVAAQSGEEALRLVEDISPVLAILDIRMEDMDGWELIGRLQQNAQFTDLPVMAMSADDAPRIIAPFRAWLRRPINPETLYHLIQSCLEERQGAAG
- a CDS encoding protein meaA, coding for MDAAGVKKPKSGKQKDRPWIFRTYAGHSTARDSNELYRKNLSKGQTGLSVAFDLPTQTGYDPDHPLARGEVGKVGVPISNIGDMRELFDQIPLEQMNTSMTINATAAWLLALYIAVADEQGADRTKLAGTTQNDLIKEYLSRGTYVFPPKPSLKLTTDIIGFTYSHMPKFNPMNVCSYHLQEAGATPVQELAYALSTAIAVLDAVKASGVLSDEDFPQAVGRISFFVNAGMRFVTEICKMRAFAELWDEICHERYGVEEEKYRRFRYGVQVNSLGLTEQQPENNVYRILIEMLAVVLSKNARARAVQLPAWNEALGLPRPWDQQWSLRMQQIMAYETDLLEYGDLFDGSAAIEAEVRALKAEAREEMVRIEEMGGAISAIESSYMKQKLVESNAQRLEGIESGEQILVGVNKYQETEPSPLSSGEDSGILTVDPAVEEQAIAKIRAWRESRDDLAVEDALTALREAAVAGANIMEPSISCAKAGVTTGEWAAVLRDVFGEYRAPTGVGKSARMDGEDLAPVREAVNKASQKLGRRLKILVGKPGLDGHSNGAEQIAVRARDAGMEVVYQGIRLTPEQIVNTALEEGVHVVGLSILSGSHLALVGDVMKLMKEAELEDVPVVVGGIIPPADEKLLKGYGVAAVYTPKNFQINEIMKNIAEMVA